In Pelmatolapia mariae isolate MD_Pm_ZW linkage group LG8, Pm_UMD_F_2, whole genome shotgun sequence, one genomic interval encodes:
- the LOC134633663 gene encoding uncharacterized protein LOC134633663 isoform X2, with amino-acid sequence MVVLALAMFVALSSCAVGCSGNTNSSELKLWRVEDQPLSVQLAAIFKEMESLKCEQTTLQQQQNALTQMHTSSHQKRAQKKVGTHILTYSPNYIEDDNFQSSVEDARRRGDPCFHYTVLDQTWRATNTTTKLKMCDRQVDWKGWYRLFYKGKSLQMPERCVPVNKCGTNSPLWLSGPHPRIRDGIVTRNVCGHWNKRCCAFRSTPIKVKKCPGNYYVYQFTKPTSCYLAYCADVNTLVCGRCRRNQSCVSRDKINWRCKTNRMSSQKIHFFASYPAQINGKLNRIKYSKVLVNVGRAFDRRTGVFRAPVKGIYQFFFSTQTTIKGLKTDLWLVINSYWVAVSRAHVPRSYSVGSTSTYMTFLRKGASVYVTHNCGNSWATAASMTITFGGSLLLQSK; translated from the exons ATGGTTGTCTTAGCTCTGGCCATGTTCGTAGCATTGTCATCTTGTGCAGTTGGTTGCTCGGGGAACACAAATTCT tCTGAACTAAAACTTTGGCGAGTAGAAGATCAACCTTTGTCTGTGCAACTAGCTGCTATTTTCAAG GAGATGGAGAGCCTGAAGTGTGAACAAACAAcacttcagcagcagcagaatgCTCTGACTCAG ATGCATACATCAAGTCATCAGAAAAGAGCTCAGAAGAAAGTAG GAACACACATCCTCACTTACAGTCCAAATTACATTGAGGATGATAACTTTCAGTCCTCTGTGGAAGATGCAAGAAGACGAGGTGACCCCTGTTTCCACTATACGGTCCTAGATCAGACCTGGCGcgccaccaacaccaccaccaaGCTGAAGATGTGTGATCGGCAAGTAGACTGGAAAG GGTGGTACCGTCTTTTCTACAAGGGTAAAAGTCTGCAGATGCCTGAGCGGTGCGTCCCTGTGAACAAATGTGGCACCAACTCCCCGCTGTGGCTGTCCGGGCCTCATCCAAGGATCAGGGATGGTATTGTGACCCGCAATGTCTGTGGCCATTGGAACAAAAGATGCTGTGCTTTCCGTTCCACCCCCATCAAAGTCAAGAAGTGCCCGGGCAACTATTACGTCTATCAGTTCACTAAGCCAACATCCTGTTATTTGGCTTACTGTGCAG ACGTCAACACGCTTGTGTGCGGGCGATGCAGGAGAAACCAGTCCTGTGTGAGCAGAGATAAGATTAACTGGAGATGCAAGACAAACagaa TGTCTTCCCAAAAGATCCACTTCTTTGCATCTTACCCAGCCCAAATCAATGGCAAACTGAACAGGATCAAGTACAGCAAGGTGCTGGTGAATGTGGGCCGAGCCTTCGACAGGAGGACTGGTGTGTTCAGGGCTCCCGTCAAAGGAATCTACCAGTTCTTCTTCTCTACTCAGACAACCATTAAGGGCCTTAAAACTGATCTGTGGCTAGTAATAAATAGTTACTGGGTGGCTGTTTCTCGTGCACATGTTCCCCGTTCCTACAGTGTTGGAAGCACATCTACGTACATGACGTTCCTCCGCAAAGGGGCTTCAGTCTATGTCACCCACAACTGTGGTAACTCCTGGGCCACCGCTGCATCCATGACTATTACATTTGGAGGCTCACTGCTTTTACAAAGTAAATAA
- the LOC134633663 gene encoding uncharacterized protein LOC134633663 isoform X1, producing the protein MVVLALAMFVALSSCAVGCSGNTNSSELKLWRVEDQPLSVQLAAIFKEMESLKCEQTTLQQQQNALTQMHTSSHQKRAQKKVAGTHILTYSPNYIEDDNFQSSVEDARRRGDPCFHYTVLDQTWRATNTTTKLKMCDRQVDWKGWYRLFYKGKSLQMPERCVPVNKCGTNSPLWLSGPHPRIRDGIVTRNVCGHWNKRCCAFRSTPIKVKKCPGNYYVYQFTKPTSCYLAYCADVNTLVCGRCRRNQSCVSRDKINWRCKTNRMSSQKIHFFASYPAQINGKLNRIKYSKVLVNVGRAFDRRTGVFRAPVKGIYQFFFSTQTTIKGLKTDLWLVINSYWVAVSRAHVPRSYSVGSTSTYMTFLRKGASVYVTHNCGNSWATAASMTITFGGSLLLQSK; encoded by the exons ATGGTTGTCTTAGCTCTGGCCATGTTCGTAGCATTGTCATCTTGTGCAGTTGGTTGCTCGGGGAACACAAATTCT tCTGAACTAAAACTTTGGCGAGTAGAAGATCAACCTTTGTCTGTGCAACTAGCTGCTATTTTCAAG GAGATGGAGAGCCTGAAGTGTGAACAAACAAcacttcagcagcagcagaatgCTCTGACTCAG ATGCATACATCAAGTCATCAGAAAAGAGCTCAGAAGAAAGTAG CAGGAACACACATCCTCACTTACAGTCCAAATTACATTGAGGATGATAACTTTCAGTCCTCTGTGGAAGATGCAAGAAGACGAGGTGACCCCTGTTTCCACTATACGGTCCTAGATCAGACCTGGCGcgccaccaacaccaccaccaaGCTGAAGATGTGTGATCGGCAAGTAGACTGGAAAG GGTGGTACCGTCTTTTCTACAAGGGTAAAAGTCTGCAGATGCCTGAGCGGTGCGTCCCTGTGAACAAATGTGGCACCAACTCCCCGCTGTGGCTGTCCGGGCCTCATCCAAGGATCAGGGATGGTATTGTGACCCGCAATGTCTGTGGCCATTGGAACAAAAGATGCTGTGCTTTCCGTTCCACCCCCATCAAAGTCAAGAAGTGCCCGGGCAACTATTACGTCTATCAGTTCACTAAGCCAACATCCTGTTATTTGGCTTACTGTGCAG ACGTCAACACGCTTGTGTGCGGGCGATGCAGGAGAAACCAGTCCTGTGTGAGCAGAGATAAGATTAACTGGAGATGCAAGACAAACagaa TGTCTTCCCAAAAGATCCACTTCTTTGCATCTTACCCAGCCCAAATCAATGGCAAACTGAACAGGATCAAGTACAGCAAGGTGCTGGTGAATGTGGGCCGAGCCTTCGACAGGAGGACTGGTGTGTTCAGGGCTCCCGTCAAAGGAATCTACCAGTTCTTCTTCTCTACTCAGACAACCATTAAGGGCCTTAAAACTGATCTGTGGCTAGTAATAAATAGTTACTGGGTGGCTGTTTCTCGTGCACATGTTCCCCGTTCCTACAGTGTTGGAAGCACATCTACGTACATGACGTTCCTCCGCAAAGGGGCTTCAGTCTATGTCACCCACAACTGTGGTAACTCCTGGGCCACCGCTGCATCCATGACTATTACATTTGGAGGCTCACTGCTTTTACAAAGTAAATAA